A genomic segment from Modestobacter roseus encodes:
- a CDS encoding sulfate adenylyltransferase subunit 1 produces the protein MSALSQAAAEIATARKDILRIATAGSVDDGKSTLIGRLLFDSKAVFEDQYAAIERASRGDYVDLALLTDGLRAEREQGITIDVAYRYFTTPRRTFILADTPGHVQYTRNMVTGASTADLAIVLVDARKGMVEQSRRHAFLASLLRVPHLVVAVNKMDLVDWSESVYEGIREEFTAFATKLEVPDVTVVPISALQGDNVVTRSANMPWYEGTSLLHHLEHVHVASDRNLVDTRFPVQYVIRPQVLGPDSAAFHDYRGYAGRVSGGVLRPGDEVQVLPSGLTTTIAGIDGPDGPVEAAFPPMSVTVRLTDDLDVSRGDLICRPQNAPQVTQDLDAMVCWMSDQPLQARQRLAVKHTTRSVRAMVKDVQYRLDVNTLHRDLEAGSLGLNDIGRVTLRTTQPLFVDDYHRNRATGRFILIDESTNATVGAGMLTPAR, from the coding sequence ATGAGCGCTCTCTCCCAGGCGGCCGCCGAGATCGCCACCGCCCGCAAGGACATCCTGCGGATCGCCACCGCCGGCTCGGTCGACGACGGCAAGAGCACCCTCATCGGGCGGCTGCTGTTCGACAGCAAGGCCGTGTTCGAGGACCAGTACGCCGCGATCGAGCGGGCCAGCCGTGGCGACTACGTCGACCTGGCGCTGCTCACCGACGGCCTGCGCGCCGAGCGCGAGCAGGGCATCACCATCGACGTCGCCTACCGGTACTTCACCACCCCGCGGCGCACCTTCATCCTGGCCGACACCCCCGGGCACGTGCAGTACACCCGGAACATGGTCACCGGCGCCTCGACGGCGGACCTGGCGATCGTGCTCGTCGACGCCCGCAAGGGCATGGTCGAGCAGAGCCGCCGGCACGCCTTCCTCGCCTCGCTGCTGCGGGTGCCGCACCTGGTGGTCGCGGTCAACAAGATGGACCTCGTCGACTGGTCCGAGTCCGTCTACGAGGGCATCCGCGAGGAGTTCACCGCCTTCGCCACCAAGCTCGAGGTCCCCGACGTCACCGTCGTCCCGATCTCGGCGCTGCAGGGCGACAACGTCGTCACCCGCTCGGCGAACATGCCCTGGTACGAGGGCACCTCGCTGCTGCACCACCTCGAGCACGTGCACGTCGCCAGCGACCGGAACCTGGTCGACACCCGGTTCCCGGTGCAGTACGTCATCCGCCCGCAGGTCCTGGGTCCTGACAGCGCTGCGTTCCACGACTACCGCGGCTACGCCGGCCGGGTCTCCGGCGGTGTGCTGCGCCCCGGTGACGAGGTGCAGGTGCTGCCCAGCGGCCTGACCACGACGATCGCCGGCATCGACGGCCCCGACGGCCCGGTGGAGGCGGCGTTCCCGCCCATGTCGGTCACCGTCCGGCTCACCGACGACCTCGACGTGTCCCGCGGCGACCTGATCTGCCGCCCGCAGAACGCCCCGCAGGTCACCCAGGACCTCGACGCGATGGTCTGCTGGATGTCCGACCAGCCGTTGCAGGCCCGGCAGCGGCTGGCGGTCAAGCACACCACCCGCTCGGTGCGCGCGATGGTCAAGGACGTGCAGTACCGGCTGGACGTGAACACGCTGCACCGCGACCTCGAGGCGGGCAGCCTCGGGCTCAACGACATCGGCCGGGTCACGCTGCGCACCACGCAACCGCTGTTCGTCGACGACTACCACCGCAACCGGGCGACCGGGCGGTTCATCCTCATCGACGAGTCCACCAACGCCACCGTCGGCGCCGGGATGCTCACCCCCGCCCGCTGA
- a CDS encoding sensor histidine kinase — translation MTGTPTGRVPGSSSSAGTLTSSPDDGQDAADDVAPPAAGQRTAGAPRIPLRVTLVALLVALVALALTATGFAATSLLRSYLLEQQEQQLGSLVREVTNDPTLVQQACSGEGIDVTGRGVYLACLGPDGLIGQYAAPQSDDELPDLGDLTAETAAGYGSKAFTLPAVDHRSSWQVALVQVAPDRTLVIGQDRAGDQAALEWLVRIQLLVGLTVLVVLGVAGYLLVSNSLRPLEEVEDTARAIAGGDLSRRVPAGDDRTEIGRLSAALNGMLGRIESSFRAQQSSEEQARASEARMRRFVADASHELRTPLTSIRGFAELHRQGAVRGPEDTGRLMQRIESEATRMGSLVEDLLQLARLDQQRPLSLGPVDLAQVAGDAVHDARAVQPERAVSLHLDDSLTDAPVVRGDEARLRQVVGNLVTNALTHTPVDARVTVRVAEDAEDPDSVVLAVSDDGPGLAPADADRVFERFYRADASRTRAAGGTGLGLSIVASLVAAHGGRVELTTAPGEGATFAVRLPRSGPPEVATEGSGDPAEEPGA, via the coding sequence GTGACGGGCACCCCGACCGGACGGGTGCCGGGGAGCAGCAGCTCGGCCGGCACGCTCACGTCCAGCCCGGACGACGGGCAGGACGCCGCCGACGACGTCGCTCCGCCGGCGGCCGGGCAGCGGACGGCCGGTGCCCCCCGCATCCCGCTGCGGGTCACCCTGGTGGCGCTGCTGGTCGCCCTGGTCGCGCTGGCGCTGACCGCGACCGGCTTCGCCGCGACGTCACTGCTGCGCAGCTACCTGCTCGAGCAGCAGGAGCAGCAGCTGGGCAGCCTCGTCCGGGAGGTGACCAACGACCCGACGCTGGTGCAGCAGGCCTGCAGCGGCGAGGGCATCGACGTCACCGGCCGGGGCGTCTACCTGGCCTGCCTGGGCCCCGACGGGCTGATCGGGCAGTACGCCGCCCCCCAGTCCGACGACGAGCTGCCCGACCTCGGCGACCTCACCGCCGAGACGGCCGCCGGCTACGGCAGCAAGGCGTTCACCCTCCCCGCCGTCGACCACCGCAGCTCCTGGCAGGTCGCCCTGGTCCAGGTCGCGCCGGACCGCACCCTGGTGATCGGGCAGGACCGCGCCGGCGACCAGGCGGCGCTCGAGTGGCTGGTCCGGATCCAGCTCCTGGTCGGGCTGACGGTGCTCGTCGTCCTCGGCGTCGCCGGCTACCTGCTGGTGAGCAACAGCCTGCGGCCGCTGGAGGAGGTGGAGGACACCGCCCGCGCCATCGCCGGCGGCGACCTGTCCCGCCGCGTGCCGGCGGGTGACGACCGCACCGAGATCGGCCGGCTGTCGGCCGCGCTCAACGGCATGCTCGGCCGGATCGAGAGCTCCTTCCGCGCCCAGCAGTCCTCCGAGGAGCAGGCGCGGGCCTCGGAGGCGCGGATGCGCCGGTTCGTCGCCGACGCCAGCCACGAGCTGCGCACCCCGCTCACCTCCATCCGCGGGTTCGCCGAGCTGCACCGCCAGGGCGCCGTCCGCGGCCCGGAGGACACCGGCCGGCTGATGCAGCGGATCGAGTCCGAGGCCACCCGGATGGGCTCCCTGGTCGAGGACCTCCTGCAACTGGCCCGGCTGGACCAGCAGCGCCCGCTCTCACTGGGCCCGGTCGACCTGGCACAGGTCGCCGGCGACGCCGTCCACGACGCCCGCGCCGTCCAGCCGGAGCGCGCGGTCAGCCTGCACCTGGACGACTCGCTGACCGACGCACCGGTGGTGCGCGGGGACGAGGCCCGGCTGCGCCAGGTGGTCGGCAACCTGGTCACCAACGCCCTCACCCACACCCCGGTCGACGCCCGGGTCACCGTGCGGGTCGCCGAGGACGCCGAGGACCCGGACTCCGTCGTGCTGGCGGTCTCCGACGACGGACCGGGCCTGGCCCCGGCCGACGCCGACCGGGTGTTCGAGCGCTTCTACCGCGCCGACGCCTCCCGCACGCGGGCCGCCGGGGGCACCGGCCTGGGGTTGTCGATCGTCGCCTCGCTGGTGGCCGCGCACGGCGGCCGGGTGGAGCTCACCACCGCCCCCGGCGAGGGCGCGACCTTCGCCGTCCGACTGCCCCGCTCGGGCCCTCCCGAGGTGGCCACCGAGGGGTCCGGCGACCCGGCGGAGGAGCCGGGGGCCTGA
- the cysD gene encoding sulfate adenylyltransferase subunit CysD translates to MPDHRLTQLQTLEAESVHVIREVAAESERPVLLFSGGKDSIVMLELARKAFAPARIPFPVMHVDTGLNFPEVLEFRDKRVAELGVELVVASVPDAIAAGTVREEPNGSRNRIQTPVLLDAVEQHGFTALFGGARRDEDKARAKERMFSFRDEFGQWDPKNQRPELWDLYNGRTHQGESIRVFPLSNWTELDIWGYIAQEEIAIPQLYLAQERDVVDRAGMLYAVNEFITPKDGETVLHESVRYRTVGDANLTAAVRSTATTVEEVIAEIAVTRLTERGATRGDDKVSDAAMEDRKKEGYF, encoded by the coding sequence CTGCCCGACCACCGGCTCACCCAGCTGCAGACGCTGGAGGCCGAGTCCGTCCACGTCATCCGCGAGGTGGCCGCGGAGTCCGAGCGCCCGGTGCTCCTGTTCTCCGGCGGCAAGGACTCCATCGTCATGCTGGAGCTCGCCCGCAAGGCGTTCGCCCCGGCGCGCATCCCCTTCCCGGTGATGCACGTCGACACCGGGCTGAACTTCCCCGAGGTGCTGGAGTTCCGCGACAAGCGGGTCGCCGAGCTCGGCGTGGAGCTGGTGGTCGCCTCGGTGCCCGACGCGATCGCCGCCGGCACCGTGCGCGAGGAGCCCAACGGTTCCCGCAACCGGATCCAGACCCCGGTGCTGCTGGACGCGGTCGAGCAGCACGGCTTCACCGCGCTGTTCGGCGGTGCCCGCCGCGACGAGGACAAGGCCCGCGCGAAGGAGCGGATGTTCTCCTTCCGCGACGAGTTCGGTCAGTGGGACCCGAAGAACCAGCGACCGGAGTTGTGGGACCTCTACAACGGCCGCACCCACCAGGGCGAGTCGATCCGGGTGTTCCCGCTGTCGAACTGGACCGAGCTGGACATCTGGGGCTACATCGCCCAGGAGGAGATCGCCATCCCGCAGCTCTACCTGGCCCAGGAGCGGGACGTCGTCGACCGGGCCGGGATGCTGTACGCGGTCAACGAGTTCATCACGCCGAAGGACGGCGAGACGGTACTGCACGAGAGCGTGCGCTACCGCACCGTCGGTGACGCCAACCTGACCGCCGCGGTCCGCTCGACGGCCACCACGGTCGAGGAGGTCATCGCCGAGATCGCGGTGACCCGGCTGACCGAGCGGGGCGCCACCCGCGGCGACGACAAGGTCAGCGACGCGGCGATGGAGGACCGGAAGAAGGAGGGGTACTTCTGA
- a CDS encoding xanthine dehydrogenase family protein molybdopterin-binding subunit produces MSILGTRVVRTEDPLFLTRGAVYTDDLADDRLTGALHATLVRSPVAHGRVLSVDTAAAREAPGVVAVVTAADLTDLAPIPTGFPFVHESFTRPWLASDVVRFVGDVIAVVLTEERYQGEDAAELVAVDIDPLPAVVGTAAAASDDVVLFPEVGTNLVASFGEPAPEDFFAGCEVVVRHRIVNQRVAPVPLETRAASAVWGEDGRVTLWCSNQGAQMAKAQVAGWLGLDPDLVHLITPAVGGGFGAKIGADPEFALVAQLAKLVQRPVRWSESRSENLVGMLHGRGQDHQIAIGGRRDGTIEAYSLVADQDAGAYPRFAVVLPTLTMLMTPGVYAFPRVHAQARVLATNTTSIGAYRGAGRPEATAAVERAVDLFAAEIGMDPAEVRRINVVPPFDTPHTTAMGATYDTGDYAAALEKALDAAGYAELRAEQARRRSAGEVRQLGIGLSVYVEITGAGGESGAPTEDASIEVHPDGTATILTGTSPHGQGHATAWAMIASDQLGIPIEKITVLHGDTDLVPRGGGTMGSRSLQQGGAAVHQAAGELVELARARAAERLEVDPADLVVDLGLAGMAVKGSPGSGVGFAELAADEPLLVRTTFSAAAPTFPFGAHVVVVEVDVESGKAEVVRVVAVDDAGTILNPLLADGQRHGGLAQGVAQALLEEVLYDADGNPTTSTLADYPFISATELPSFELVEMATPTPVNPLGAKGIGEAGTIGSTPATQNAVIDAVAHLGVRHIDMPTTPMRVWRAIQQARQEGDR; encoded by the coding sequence ATGAGCATCCTCGGCACCCGGGTCGTCCGCACGGAGGACCCGCTGTTCCTCACCCGCGGGGCGGTGTACACCGACGACCTCGCCGACGACCGGCTCACCGGAGCCCTGCACGCCACGCTGGTCCGCTCGCCGGTCGCGCACGGCCGCGTGCTGTCGGTCGACACCGCCGCGGCGCGGGAGGCGCCCGGGGTGGTCGCGGTGGTCACCGCGGCCGACCTGACCGACCTGGCGCCCATCCCGACCGGGTTCCCGTTCGTCCACGAGTCGTTCACCCGTCCCTGGCTGGCCTCCGACGTGGTGCGCTTCGTCGGCGACGTCATCGCCGTCGTCCTCACCGAGGAGCGCTACCAGGGCGAGGACGCCGCCGAGCTCGTCGCGGTCGACATCGACCCCCTGCCGGCCGTCGTCGGCACGGCAGCGGCGGCCAGCGACGACGTCGTCCTGTTCCCGGAGGTCGGCACCAACCTCGTCGCCTCCTTCGGCGAACCGGCGCCCGAGGACTTCTTCGCCGGCTGCGAGGTCGTCGTCCGGCACCGGATCGTGAACCAGCGGGTCGCGCCGGTGCCGCTGGAGACCCGCGCCGCATCCGCGGTCTGGGGCGAGGACGGGCGGGTCACCCTGTGGTGCTCCAACCAGGGTGCCCAGATGGCCAAGGCGCAGGTGGCCGGCTGGCTCGGCCTGGACCCCGACCTGGTGCACCTGATCACCCCCGCCGTCGGTGGCGGGTTCGGGGCCAAGATCGGCGCCGACCCCGAGTTCGCCCTCGTGGCCCAGCTGGCGAAGCTCGTGCAGCGCCCCGTCCGCTGGTCGGAGAGCCGCTCGGAGAACCTCGTCGGGATGCTGCACGGCCGCGGTCAGGACCACCAGATCGCCATCGGCGGGCGGCGCGACGGGACGATCGAGGCCTACAGCCTGGTCGCCGACCAGGACGCCGGCGCCTACCCGCGGTTCGCCGTGGTGCTGCCGACGCTGACCATGCTGATGACCCCGGGTGTCTACGCCTTCCCCCGGGTGCACGCCCAGGCCCGGGTGCTGGCCACGAACACGACGTCGATCGGCGCCTACCGGGGCGCCGGCCGGCCGGAGGCCACCGCGGCGGTGGAACGGGCCGTCGACCTCTTCGCCGCCGAGATCGGCATGGACCCGGCCGAGGTGAGGCGGATCAACGTCGTCCCGCCGTTCGACACCCCGCACACCACGGCGATGGGCGCGACCTACGACACCGGCGACTACGCCGCCGCGCTGGAGAAGGCCCTCGACGCCGCGGGCTACGCCGAGCTCCGCGCCGAGCAGGCCCGCCGGCGGTCGGCCGGCGAGGTCCGCCAGCTGGGCATCGGGCTATCGGTCTACGTGGAGATCACCGGCGCCGGCGGCGAGTCGGGCGCCCCGACCGAGGACGCGTCGATCGAGGTCCACCCCGACGGGACGGCGACGATCCTCACCGGCACCTCCCCGCACGGGCAGGGTCACGCCACAGCCTGGGCGATGATCGCCAGTGACCAGCTCGGCATCCCGATCGAGAAGATCACGGTGCTGCACGGCGACACCGACCTGGTGCCGAGGGGCGGCGGCACGATGGGCTCCCGCAGCCTCCAGCAGGGCGGTGCGGCGGTGCACCAGGCCGCCGGGGAGCTGGTCGAGCTGGCCCGCGCCCGCGCCGCCGAGCGGCTGGAGGTGGACCCCGCCGACCTCGTCGTCGACCTCGGCCTGGCCGGGATGGCGGTGAAGGGCTCCCCGGGCAGCGGGGTGGGCTTCGCCGAGCTCGCGGCCGACGAGCCGTTGCTGGTGCGCACCACCTTCTCCGCCGCGGCGCCCACGTTCCCCTTCGGCGCGCACGTCGTCGTCGTCGAGGTCGATGTGGAGTCGGGCAAGGCCGAGGTCGTCCGGGTGGTCGCCGTCGACGACGCCGGCACGATCCTCAACCCGCTGCTGGCCGACGGGCAGCGCCACGGCGGGCTCGCCCAGGGCGTCGCGCAGGCCCTGCTGGAGGAGGTCCTGTACGACGCCGACGGCAACCCGACCACCTCGACGCTGGCGGACTACCCGTTCATCTCCGCCACCGAGCTGCCCAGCTTCGAGCTGGTCGAGATGGCCACCCCGACGCCGGTGAACCCGCTCGGCGCCAAGGGCATCGGCGAGGCGGGCACGATCGGCTCCACCCCGGCGACGCAGAACGCCGTCATCGACGCCGTCGCCCACCTCGGCGTCCGGCACATCGACATGCCCACCACCCCGATGCGGGTGTGGCGGGCGATCCAGCAGGCACGGCAGGAGGGGGACCGGTGA
- a CDS encoding (2Fe-2S)-binding protein, translating to MKVSITVNGQERTDDVEPRMLLAHWLRDACGLTATNIGCDSTSCGACTVVVDGLTVKSCTVLAAQTDGAQVTTLEGLAGPDGELHPVQAAFRAEHGLQCGFCTPGMVLAAIGVLADNPDPSDREVREGLEGNLCRCTGYHNIVRAVQAAAQAGPAAGQVPQAQVQR from the coding sequence GTGAAGGTCTCGATCACGGTCAACGGCCAGGAGCGCACCGACGACGTGGAGCCGCGGATGCTGCTGGCGCACTGGCTGCGGGACGCCTGCGGGCTGACCGCCACCAACATCGGCTGCGACTCGACGTCCTGCGGCGCGTGCACCGTCGTCGTCGACGGGCTCACGGTGAAGAGCTGCACCGTGCTCGCCGCGCAGACCGACGGGGCGCAGGTGACCACCCTGGAGGGGCTGGCCGGTCCGGACGGCGAGCTGCACCCGGTGCAGGCCGCCTTCCGCGCCGAGCACGGGCTGCAGTGCGGCTTCTGCACCCCCGGGATGGTGCTGGCCGCGATCGGGGTGCTCGCCGACAACCCCGACCCGAGCGACCGGGAGGTCCGCGAGGGCCTGGAGGGCAACCTCTGCCGGTGCACCGGCTACCACAACATCGTCCGTGCGGTGCAGGCCGCGGCGCAGGCCGGCCCGGCCGCCGGCCAGGTGCCCCAGGCGCAGGTGCAGCGGTGA
- a CDS encoding FAD binding domain-containing protein: MIPAPFELVRARSVEEALDALTEHGDDAKVLAGGHSLLPLMKLRLAVPAVLVDISGIPDLSYVRVEGEEVAIGAGTRHHELQRSAVAAAEVPLLPHVAGRVGDPQVRHRGTLGGTVAHSDPASDLPTALLALGGDVVLQGPGGRRAVPVTAFWLGFFETALEPDELVVEVRVPRTGAAGWGYEKFTRRENDWPIVAAAAVQGRVALANMAGAVVRATATEEALAGGASIADAAALADQGLSPSSDMHADADYRRHLARLLTRRALETAAASS; this comes from the coding sequence GTGATCCCCGCGCCGTTCGAGCTGGTCCGCGCCCGGTCGGTCGAGGAGGCGCTGGACGCGCTGACCGAGCACGGCGACGACGCCAAGGTGCTGGCCGGTGGGCACTCGCTGCTGCCGCTGATGAAGCTGCGGCTGGCCGTGCCCGCGGTGCTGGTCGACATCAGCGGCATCCCCGACCTCTCCTACGTGCGGGTGGAGGGGGAGGAGGTGGCCATCGGCGCCGGCACCCGGCACCACGAGCTGCAGCGCTCCGCCGTCGCCGCTGCCGAGGTGCCGCTGCTGCCGCACGTCGCCGGCCGGGTCGGCGACCCGCAGGTGCGCCACCGGGGCACCCTCGGCGGCACGGTCGCGCACAGCGATCCCGCCTCCGACCTGCCCACCGCGCTGCTCGCGCTGGGCGGGGACGTCGTCCTGCAGGGCCCCGGCGGGCGGCGCGCCGTGCCGGTGACCGCGTTCTGGCTGGGCTTCTTCGAGACGGCGCTGGAGCCCGACGAGCTGGTGGTGGAGGTCCGGGTGCCGCGCACCGGGGCCGCGGGCTGGGGCTACGAGAAGTTCACCCGCCGGGAGAACGACTGGCCGATCGTCGCCGCCGCCGCGGTGCAGGGCCGGGTGGCGCTGGCCAACATGGCCGGCGCCGTCGTCCGGGCCACCGCGACCGAGGAGGCGCTGGCCGGCGGGGCGTCGATCGCCGACGCCGCCGCGCTGGCCGACCAGGGCCTGTCGCCGTCGTCGGACATGCACGCCGACGCCGACTACCGCCGGCACCTGGCCCGGCTGCTCACCCGCCGCGCCCTGGAGACCGCCGCCGCGTCGTCCTGA
- a CDS encoding ATP-binding protein produces MSTFTASIDLPVAPASVPLVRRLVREVLRTWDAPHDREDAELLATELVANVVDHAGDGSFTLELTLGGAWLRIGVVDGSAVRPVVRELDHESERGRGMRLVAAISDRWGAEDHRGGKRVWFELAPVAAGEPPPAG; encoded by the coding sequence ATGTCCACCTTCACCGCCAGCATCGACCTGCCGGTCGCCCCCGCCAGCGTCCCCCTGGTCCGCCGGCTGGTCCGCGAGGTGCTGCGCACGTGGGACGCCCCGCACGACCGTGAGGACGCCGAACTGCTGGCGACGGAACTGGTGGCGAACGTCGTCGACCACGCCGGGGACGGCTCGTTCACCCTCGAGCTGACGCTGGGCGGTGCCTGGCTGCGCATCGGCGTGGTCGACGGCTCCGCCGTCCGCCCGGTCGTGCGCGAGCTCGACCACGAGTCCGAGCGGGGCCGCGGCATGCGGTTGGTCGCGGCGATCTCCGACCGCTGGGGGGCCGAGGACCACCGGGGCGGCAAGCGGGTGTGGTTCGAGCTGGCCCCGGTGGCCGCCGGCGAGCCGCCACCGGCCGGCTGA